Within Bactrocera oleae isolate idBacOlea1 chromosome 6, idBacOlea1, whole genome shotgun sequence, the genomic segment CacttttacaatataataatacttttcaTGCCATGCCGACACCTCCTTTTCTACatctgactttataccgaagTATTCTAAGCAAATTAAATGAACATCTTTTATGTTGACATTTGACAATAATGTGATCTGATAAATAATTGTTAACGACGATTCAGTACATTCTCTAGCTTCCATATACACATACGCCTGTGATTACATATTTATTCCACAAATAAAATCTGGTTCGTTTTCTATATAGTTTCGACATTTTCTTCGGAATGAGAATTTTTGAAAAGTCGGCAGGTAAAACTCAGAGTTCTTTAGCTTAGAAATCACAACAGTTGAAGCCAAAAAACCGCATCggcaacaaattaaaaaacgtaaatttgTGTCTACAaacttgaaataataattttggatATATTTATTGTCTTTATAATCTCAATGGTGGAAAAATTCTGACTTATTTCTaattatacacatgtatatattaaatacaatgACAATCACAATGTAATCAGTTACTCGTTAATTACTCTTTTATACTAGTATCTCGCCACATTGTTTTATGACATTAGCCATTAACAACTGTCAAATGCATGATTTGCGACAATAGCAAGATTCAAAACTAAAAGTGCTACTGGAATATCAACaaaacaactacaataacaaataaagcaATGTGTcgacttaaaaatatatttgattttatgcgtgtgtgtgtatgtttaatGTACAAATTAGcatcattattattataaattggtTTTAGTTGCCACTTTGCGTATAAATTATCATTCATGTCGTTGAGCTCATGTTTGCGCTTcagttgttatttattattttgtttcaacTCTTTCGTaaaattcttttcatatttttattgtcaTTTTGCATTAGTGTCATAAATGGCACAATTGAATTACACGCAAATTGTCTATAGAAACACCGAGACACTTTTAGATTTATAGGCATGAATATAAATATTCGAATGCACTTGTTGCCTCTTTCGTTTGgttgtaaattgttttttttttttttttgaatttatttttaaatatttggttgcttttaacaatgaatttctGTCTGACAATTTTACACGCAATTATCTCAGCACACAAATCGCTCAATGTCATAATTGACTACTTTGACGGTCAAGTCCGCGCGTTTCTCTGTATTTACACTTTGTGCTTTCACGCTACGCTTATGTTGGATATATATTGACTATATTATAACCGTGCATATggatatgtgtgtttgtatttacgGCTGCAATATTTTGACACCTAATTACAAATTGCCAGATAAATGGCCGGCCTTTCGTCAATCAATAATAAAAtggtttaaaaattgtatttacttaataaataaatgataatgCTCGTGACTTTcgctattatttatataagaacaactagttcaaaataaaataaagaaacttgcgcaatatcaaaataaatatgcgattttgataacttttcaagcattgtgtataataatttaatatttaacaaatatcaATCGAttttgaagcatatttggtaaaatgttaaatatatatatatatatcattttcTGATCTTTTTTGTAGATATAAATGACATGTTGATTTCGTTTCGAGTGTCAAATCGAACAAACGtttgatataaattaaataaactgatATAATCAAACGTAACCGGAATCTACAGATGCTCTTGAGATTGTATTTaactattaaatattgttttgctTTCACAAATCTAGGTTTTTTAATTATCGGAAGAAAAAAACCGAATCAAAGACaacctttttattttgtaataagcgGTTTATAAATATCTATGAAACTAGTTGCTATCAAAGTTAcattattcaatattatttttttgtaataaataatggAATcagctaaatttttatttattatttaatatgaaatattaataatttgcaGGTTTccacatatttcaaaaaaaaatccagCGAAGAAATGTATGTTgacaaaaatgaataaattcaaataatttcagaGAAAAAACGCGCGTTTTCAACAAGAAAAGAAGAGTATTAATTATGTATAacattaaaaaactaataaaagtatGTCATTCTTTATGCTTTTTAAGAAGCTTTAACAAGTGGCAAAGCAATATTTTCGCTGCCACACATCATTAAGAGCTGGCAAAATGCCCTGTCTGTTAGTATTTAGAAATGTGCACGACCTGTCCTACTCTACAAACAATGCTCGCGTAAGAATCGCCTGATTATTGATTACTCAAGTTTTCAAAATTGCAAAAAGGTATGCGTGAGAAAATATCTAGCTGCCTTGACGCCTTAATAATTACTTTGGACTTTTTGAAGAACTTTTACTTGACcttcatatttttcttaatgggttgttttatttttagttgcaaCCGTGATAGCCAAAGCAGTTGTTTGTGGATTCAAATTTTCGAATGACAAATGGTTAatttttgccatattttttaaaacaattttgctTATTACTCTCACAATACTCTAACACAATACGGTGGTTTTATATCAATGACGTTATTATAgcagaaaaccaaaaaaactatttgatatacatacaagtatatcttacgtaaattttttactctttttatTTAAGTCAACCCAAAGCCCAAAGTACGGAAACCTAAAATGATGAGTAACATGTGTAACCTTTTTTAAATCCCTGTCATTTAgttagatttttaaatattcagaaAAGCTTTTATCTGGTTATAAACAGTACGCAAAAAAATCTTAAAGGTTCTTAAGCTCCAATCTTTTGCCATGAAGTCGAATATGTCGCACGTCGGGAGCGATGCATCCAAGCACACGTCAAGGAAAGATGCGTCTATATTACAGTTTAAGAATTAActaacgataaaaaaaaaattgtttccaaaTATCATGTGCcatttttttgtaaactatCGTCAAGAAAAGACCCGAAATTGGAGCGTGAAACAGACGACCTCCTTAAGTATGTAGTTTGAATTTCGATTTTCTTCATAATCTGTTGGATTAAAATTCGCGTGTTCTcttattttgaaattgtttgccattgtttatattttttacacccgaacttatgtGTATTTACCGCTGAGTGATTTATGAACTATGCCGATTAGATTAGCACATTtcaagtgaaaatatttaacagGAATATTGTTTATAGATATAAATTTCTAATAACTAATGATTGCGCTAAACCAATTcatatcaaaattatatatatatttttttcaaattcaaaatagcCACTAATCCCGCTGTGCTCTAGAAATTTTAATACGATTTAAGTAGTATTTAAATGAAAcgaaattgaataaatatattttaataagcaaaatatGTGTGCTTCAGCACACCaacttttttgttatatacTGTATTTACTCGTATATGTCTCAATTAcactatgtatgtgtttgtccAGTTATTTATGTGTCATCAAATGGCGATGAAGAAGGAAGCCAATGACAAATCGAAGGCCGCCGAACTTCGAAGAGCACAAATCGGTGTAAGTAAACGATAAATAACCGAAAGGTCTAAACTAAACGTTTCGTAATGTATAGTATGGTACTTCTAAGGAAATTCGAATGAGCGTGAaaataaagaattataaaaaaaaagcaattgtCTGACTCCGAAAATACTGAAATTGCACGGATGTTGCTTAGTGTGcttcaaaatacatacatatgaaaaaaaattatatctataAATTCTGATTGCATTACATAATACTCAGCTAACagtctataatatttaaatatgattattacacatatataaatactttttaatgtCTCTAAAAGCGAATCTATCAACTAATTGCAACATATTTGAGCTTATCAGTCAAACTTACTTGCTCGAGTGTCGTAACAAAATGACGCGCCTATGCAACCCTGcttctttgtaaaaaaaaagtgaaaaaatattaaaaaactaaaatttaattattggtATTGAAATGTGGTGATTGTAATTAGATGTCGTGTAGTaaacttaattatatatgtatatacttaaattattaaCTTTGTAAACGCATACTTTAATGgttacttaattttttaggtTGGCGTACCAATTGTCTGGATTTTGGGCGGTCCCGGTTGCGGCAAAGGCACACAATGCGCGAAAATTGTAGAGAAGTACGGATTCACACACTTGAGCTCCGGTGACTTACTGCGCGCAGAGGTGATTACTTATAGCATAggtataatacaataaaatagtCGACTTCGATTAGGAAGAGAGTAGTGGAACGAACAAACAACTGCTATAATTGCATTAAACTGGTATAATCAGTATAGTATAGAGCAACAATAACAAGCGTCTAATTTAATGAGCCGTTTTCATACTCTCCGTTATCATTTCGACTTGTTAACTTCGTTATTGCGTTCCCATGTAACATGTAAATGTTTTGACAAGAGAGCCAGTATGAAACATAACGCGCTTGAtagttattttcaaataacaatgaacattttttcttcattaCACAGGTGGCCTCTGGCTCCGATAAAGGTCGCGAATTGGCAGCCATTATGAAAGAGGGGAAATTGGTGCCGAACGAAGCTGTCTTGTGCCTGCTAGCCAAAGCTATTGCCGATCACAAGTGCGATTCGAAAGGCTTTCTAATTGATGGGTGTGTGCagattacattttatttaattttaaaagcttaTTAGCCTCTTTCTTTTGTTATTTGCAGTTACCCACGCGAGAAGGATCAAGGCGCAGCTTTTGAACGTCAAATTGCACCAGCGGATCTAATTATCTACTTTGATTGTTCGGATGTAAGTATATACTgttcatattttattgaaaaatttatccATATAAATTGTCCATTATTTATCTTAAAAGCAGACCTAGTTTTTGCACCTTGATATCTACTAGATGTTGTTGGTATTTTAGCGGTTACAAAAACTTTGTTTAGtgataaaaacaagaaataacgttaacttcggttgcaccgaagctataacacccttcacaaatacgaaATGTTacttacaagaatttgattccgatcgttcagtttgtagggcagctatatgctatagtgattcgatctgaaaaatttcttcggagattgcattattgccttagataatgatctctgccaaatttcgtgaaaataactCGTGAAAATTTCTCGTCAAAGCACTTgactccgattgttcagtttgtatgacagctatatgctatagaagtccgatattggggagaaaaggagGTATGCAAATttccagatcgatatctcaaaaactgagggagaaGTCTCTCAGGCGAATCTTTGAAAGAGCAAACtactcatacacatatataattccATCAACTTATTCGTCTTAGCGCCAAATATCTCTAATATCAACAAATATCTTGAAGCTTATAAGTGTATCAACCCTAAATTGATCCAACTCTCTATCATATTTTC encodes:
- the Ak1 gene encoding adenylate kinase isoenzyme 1 isoform X1, encoding MLFMCHQMAMKKEANDKSKAAELRRAQIGVGVPIVWILGGPGCGKGTQCAKIVEKYGFTHLSSGDLLRAEVASGSDKGRELAAIMKEGKLVPNEAVLCLLAKAIADHKCDSKGFLIDGYPREKDQGAAFERQIAPADLIIYFDCSDDVMVQRIMGRAAASTEVRADDNEDTIKTRLTTFRTNTNAILTQYIEKTITLNAERSADDIFVDVQRALDCLIQKKAQAVACA
- the Ak1 gene encoding adenylate kinase isoenzyme 1 isoform X2, which encodes MVGVPIVWILGGPGCGKGTQCAKIVEKYGFTHLSSGDLLRAEVASGSDKGRELAAIMKEGKLVPNEAVLCLLAKAIADHKCDSKGFLIDGYPREKDQGAAFERQIAPADLIIYFDCSDDVMVQRIMGRAAASTEVRADDNEDTIKTRLTTFRTNTNAILTQYIEKTITLNAERSADDIFVDVQRALDCLIQKKAQAVACA